The stretch of DNA TTAGCCTTGTTATGCCCGTCAACCAGTATGATGTTTTCATTTTCTTCAGAAGCTATACCGGCACACAGCCCGCTGAGCGAAAGAGAGGAGATAAATTCCTTGTTGGCAAACTCATCCAGTTTCATGACGTCTTCGCCCTGAATATTGGTTCGGCCTATGGATCCCAGAATATCCACAAGTCCGGCTGCATTGACTTCTCTGTTGACAATTTTTGCCGCCACGCCAATATTTCTCAGTATTGCAGACAAATCGCCTGTGGCCCGGGGAAATTCCTTCTGCTTCATGGCGATATATTCATCCAGTACGATAACCTTTTTTTCTCCCATACAATCGTTTTTTAGTCTGAACAAAAATACTCAATTATCTTTGCCCACTTCGTGTTCAGCCAGATCCAATTTATTAAAACCCTATTGCAAATGCAACAGTTATGACGGCTAATGAACAGCCATTCGTTTTGATCAGAGATGCCCGAAAAAGCGATTTGCCAGCCATTCTGGCGCTGATAAAAGAGCTTGCTGAATTTGAAAAGGCTCCCAACGAAGTTTCCGTAACCCTTACTGAGCTTGAAAACGATGGCTTTGGGGACAAACCTTTGTTTCGCTGTTTTGTCGCGGAGCTGAACCTTGAAGTTGTAGGAATGGCTCTTGCCTATATCGGATATTCTACCTGGAAAGGAAAATTGCTTTATCTGGATGACATTATCGTTACCGGCCGGCATCGTAACAGGGGCATTGGGAAGTTGCTGATGGATAAGGTGATAAATCTGGCGATTGCTGAAAACGCTAACATGCTGAAGTGGCAGGTTCTGCGATGGAATACAGATGCCATCCGCTTTTATAAACGTTTGAAAAATGTGGTTTTTGATGATGAATGGGTGGACTGTAAAATGTTTAAATCTGCACTGAAGCCTTTTGAACAGGCCGGATAATGGATGTAACCCCTCTGTAGCTCCAATTTACTCAAATGCTTTTACTATGAAAGTTTTCAAATTCGGAGGAGCCTCTGTAAAGGATGCTCCTGCAATGAGAAATGTGGCTTCCATTATTAGTCGCTACAACGGGCAACCCCTGCTTGTAGTAGTTTCTGCGCTTGGTAAGACTACCAATGCCCTGGAAGACATTGCCCGAGCCTTTTTTGACAAGCAGGCTGATGTAGCTGCGGAAAAAATTGATGCTCTGGAAAAACAACACCAGGCTATTGCCGCTGAACTTGTGGGCGGCAATCACCCTGTATTAAACGAACTCAGGAAATTATTTACCCATCTGCGCCAGGTTCCAGAATTATACCGAACAGGAACCTTTGACTTTCTCTATGATCAGGT from Chitinophagales bacterium encodes:
- a CDS encoding N-acetyltransferase, which encodes MTANEQPFVLIRDARKSDLPAILALIKELAEFEKAPNEVSVTLTELENDGFGDKPLFRCFVAELNLEVVGMALAYIGYSTWKGKLLYLDDIIVTGRHRNRGIGKLLMDKVINLAIAENANMLKWQVLRWNTDAIRFYKRLKNVVFDDEWVDCKMFKSALKPFEQAG